The sequence GCCACCGTCGGCGCGACCGCGCCGTTCGTCGGCCTGTTGGGTACGGTTATCGGTATCTACCGCGCGCTCATCAACATCGGCCTCGCCGGTTCGGCCTCGATCGACAAGGTCGCCGGCCCGGTCGGTGAAGCGCTCATCATGACCGCCATCGGCCTGCTGGTCGCGGTTCCCGCCGTGCTTGCCTACAACTGGCTCCAGAGCCGCAACAAGCGCATCGCGGAGCGTCTTTCGGGCTTCTCGACCGATCTGCTGGCCAACATCAGCTCGAACGGCGCGGTGCGTCCGGCGGTGATGACCGCCACCTCGACGCAGGCTGCGGCGAAGTCGGCCACGACGGCGACGGCTGCCAAGCCCGCGACGACCGGCACGACCACGACGACCACGACCACCCGGAAGTAATCCGGTCTGACGGGCCGGTGCGTATCGTCAGGATCGCATCGGCCCGTTCCGGTCCTTTGGGCCGGGCCCTTTAAGGGTTCTCCTGAACCCATGAAACAACGCAACGGATAGGATAAACCATGGCGGTTGCAGTAGGCGGCGGTGTCGAGACCCCGATGTCGGACATCAACACCACCCCCCTCGTGGACGTGATGCTGGTGCTTCTGATCATCTTCCTGATCGCGGTTCCGGTCGCGATCCAGACGATCGAGAAGCTTCGCATCCCGATCTTCGAATCGGTCGAATCCGAAGACAAGGTCGAGAACCTGCTTCTCACGGTGAGCACGACCGATGCGGCTGGCCTCAGCGCCGGTGAGCCCGGCTATGCCGGTGCGTCGCGCGACGGGCAGTGCCGCGTCTATTTCAACAACATCACCCCCGTGACCTCGCAGGAACTGTACGATCAGGCGTTCGAACGCCTCGACGCCATCGTCCAGCGCGCGGGCGGTGCGGAACAGATCCGCCAGGACCCGGACCTCATCCCGCAGGTGCACATCCGCGGTGACGTGAATGCGCCGTGGTCGTGCGTCGCAGGTGCGATCTACAACGTGCAGGCGGCGGGCTATCCCACAGTCGGCTTCATCTCGAACCCGGTCGACCCGAACGGCTGATCCGCCCGTCCGACCCAGGTTTCGCGTTTCAAAGAGTTTCAGGAGTAACCCATCATGGCAATGTCAGGCGGTAAGGACGATGGCGCCCCGATGATCGAGATGAACATGACGCCGTTGATCGACGTCCTGCTCGTGCTCCTCATCATGTTCATCATCACCATTCCGGTCGCCACCCACGCGGTGAATATCGATTTGCCGCAGCCCAATCCGAACCCTCCGCCCGAGGATCAGATCGACCCGATCAAGAACAAGATCGTGCTGACCCAGACGGACGAGATCCTGTGGAACGGCGACACGCTCAGCGAGGCGGAGCTGGTTCGCAATCTCAACCTCACGCGCGAGATCGTGCCCGAGCCCGAATTGCAGTTCGAGCCCGAGGCCCTCGCAAGCTACGAATTGTCGGCCCGCGTCCTCAACGTCATCAAGGCGAGCGGCGTGACCAAGTTCGGCTTCGTCGGCAACGAGCGCTATCGCACCTTCGGAAGCGTCGGCGCGCAGTAAGCATCGCGCTTCGCAAGAACTCACGGAAAAGGCGGCTTCGGCCGCCTTTTTTGTTGCCCGTCATCAGGCTGCGATGGGACAGACTGCGCAACTGCGTCCAGCCAAGTCGCAAACGGCACAGAGTGCAGCCCAAAGACGACCACTTCGGACATCGTTTGCTCCTTGCCTCGCGTTATGTTATCTCATGGCGAAAGACCGGGGAGAAACTGCATGGCCATGACGCGTTCCGCATCCGACGCCCAGCCGATGGGCGAGATGAACACGACGCCCCTGATCGATGTCCTGCTGGTGCTGCTGATCATGTTCATAATGGTGATCCCCGCCGCGACCCATTCGGTTGATCTCGACCTCCCGACTGCCTGCGAGACCTGTCCGCTCCCGGACCTCGAGCCGACGCGGAACAAGATCGTCATCGACGGGGGCGATCAGCTCTACTGGAACGGCGAAGCGATCGATCAGCGCCAGCTCACCACATTGCTGAGCGTGTCCCGCGATCTTCCGGTAGAGCCCGAGCTCCAGTTCGAACCGGCGGCCAATGCCAGCTACGCCGCATCCTCCCGTACGCTCGCGACGATCAAGGCGAGCGGCGTCACCAAGTTCGGCTTCGTCGGGAACGAGCGCTATCGCCAGTTCTGACGTGGACGGACTGCGGGGATCGGCAACCGTTCACCTCACCTGACCCACCGACCGGGCGCTGACCCACTAATAGGGTTCCCCGATCCGCAGCGTCATGGTCGCAGGCGTGTCCGCCCCACCGATCCACACCGATCACCCCAATTAGCGATTACAGCAGCCATCCAATCGGCCCTGGCACCTCACGCCGGATGCACACCGCTTATTCGAAATTCTCCACCCGCATCGCTTCGCCCGCCAGGCTTTCCGCCTCGAACAGCAATTCGTCGTCCACCGCACCCTGCGGCGTGGCCTCGCGCCCGATCATCACCATGACCGGCACGGCCAGCGGGCTGACGCGATCGAGTTCGACATGGACCAATTGCTCGCCCGCCCGATCGAGCAGATCGCCCAACCGACCGACATCGGTCATCCGTGTGCGCGCATCCGCCCAGGCCGCTTCCAGCAGGACATGGTCCGGCTCGTATTTGCGCAGCACGTCGTAGATCAGATCGGTCGAAAAGGTCACTTGCTTGCCCGTCTTGCGCTTGCCGGGATGCTGCCGCTCGACAAGGCCGCCGATCACCGCGACCTCACGAAAAGCGCGTCGCAAGAGGTGCGAATTCTGCACCCATTCGATGAATTCGTCCTGCAGGATATCGGGCGACAGCAGGGGCAGCGGGTCCTTCACCGGCTTCAGCCCCCACACCGCCAGCGAATAATCATTGGCGACGAAGCCGCCGGGCATGAGGCCGCGATCCTCCATCCGCCGCGTGATCAGCATTCCCAGGCTCTGGTTCGCGTTCCAGCCTTCGAAGGTGTAATAGACCGTGTATTCCCGCCCCGCCCTCGGGAAGCTCTCGACCAGCAATTGGTCCGGTCCAGGCATCCGGCTGCGCCAGTCCTGCACTTCCAGCCATTCGCGCACATCGTCGGGAAAGCGCGCCCATCCGGCCCGATCGACCAGCATTTCGCGCACCCGGTTGGCGAGGTGGGTGGTCAGCGGCAGGCGCTGCCCGCCATAGGACGGGATCATGGCGGAGGATTTCGACGCCCGGACGAGGATCTCCATATCCTGAAGCTTCACCACCTCGAGGCTCATGCCCGCAAAGGCGAAGGTGTCGCCGGGAGAGAGCGAGGCGGCGAAGCGTTCCTCAACCTTACCCAGCGAGCGACCGCCGCGATTGCCCCCTGCGCTGATGCGCACGTCGAGCATTTCGGAATCGATGATGATGCCCGCATTCAGGCGATGGCGCGCAGCCTGTTCGGGATGGGCGAGCCGCCAGATACCTTCTCTGTCGCGCACGATGCGCTTGAACTTGTCGTAGGCGCGCAGCGAATAGCCGCCCGTCGCGACGAATTCGAGCACGCGGCCCCATGCCTCCTCGTCCACCCAGGCATAGGAGAGGCTGGAGCGGATCTCGGCGAGCAGCGCCGCCTCGTCGAACGGCGCGGCGCAGGCACAGGCCATCACGTGCTGCGCCAGCACGTCGAGACCGCCGGGGCGAAATTCCTCTCCATCTCTCTGCCCTTCGTCGACCGCTTCCTTCGCCGCGGTCGCTTCGAGGAATTCGAAGCGGTTGCCCGGCACCAGCAGGGCGCGGCTGCGCTGGTCGAGACGGTGGTTTGCACGCCCGATCCTTTGCAACAGGCGCGAGGAGCCTTTGGGCGCCCCCATCTGCACGACCAGATCGATATCCCCCCAATCGACCCCCAGATCGAGGCTTGCGGTCGCGACGAGCGCGCGCAATTCGCCCCGCGCCATCGCCCCTTCGACCTTGCGGCGCGCTTCCTTGCCGAGCGAGCCGTGATGGATGCCGATCGGCAAGGTCGCCTCGTTCGCATCCCACAAATGCTGGAAGATATATTCGGCGAGGAAACGCGTGTTGGTGAAGATCAGCGTGGTGCGATTGGCCTTGATCGCTTCGTAAAGCTGCGGGATCGCCCAGGTCGCGGCATGGCCGCCCCAGGGCACGCGCTCCTCGACGGGCAGGAGGATTTCGACCTCGGCGGGCGCACCCACCTCCCCTTCGACCATCGCGACCGCCTCGAGCTCGCTCGCATCGCCGGTTTCGAGCGGCGCGAGCCATTCGCGAAACCCTTCCGGGTTCGCCAGCGTGGCAGACAGAGCCGCGCGCTGCATGGCGGGCGCGATCGCCTGCAGGCGGGACAGGGCCAGAGCCAGCAGATCGCCGCGCTTGCCGGTGGCAAAGGCATGGACCTCGTCGATCACCACGCGCTTCAGCCCCGCGAACATGTCGAAACTGTCGGGATAGCTCAGCAGGAGCGAGAGACTTTCCGGCGTGGTCAGGAGGACGTGCGGCGGCCGGGTGCGCTGGCGTTTCTTGCGGTCGGAGGGCGTATCCCCGCTGCGCGTCTCGACCCTGATCGGCAGCCCCATTTCCTCGATCGGGGCGATCAGATTGCGCTGGACGTCATGGGCGAGCGCCTTGAGGGGGGAGACATAGAGCGTGTGGAGCCCCTCGGGCGGTGCCTCCCCCTCCAACCGCGAAGGGCAGAAGGCGGCCAGCGTCGGCAGGAACCCCGCCAGCGTCTTGCCCGCGCCCGTATCCGCGACGAGCAGAGCGTGGCGTCCCGCATCGCTCGCCGCGAGCATTTCGGCCTGATGGCGCCGCACGCGCCAGTCGCGGCCAGCGAACCAGGCTTCGATTTCAGGCGGTATCGGGGGCGTGCTCACCCAGAGATAGCGCCGGATGGGGCGCGGTGTTCCGCCCCGCCACCTCCCGGCGCCAATTTGAAGGTCGATACTACTCCGCTTCGGGCTCTTCGCCCTCTCCATGCGGGATCACCATATCGTCCAGCGCGTCCGGTTCCACGCCCAGCAGATCGGCCATCCGCGCCCGCTGCGCCATGGACAGGTCGGCATAGTCCCGCTCCGCCGGCAGGCTTTCCAGCGCGGCTTCCATCGCGGTTTCCATCTCGGTGAACGAGCCGATCATTTCCGGCATAGCCTCCATCGTGGCGCCCATGACCTGTGGGTCCGCGAACAGTGCCATCGATTGACGCGCGAATTCGCCCCCGGTCGGGGTGGCGAAAAAGGCGGAGATATCGGCGAGCTGCGCTTCGTCGAACCGGACAGCATAGGCCTTGGCCAGTCCCGCGCGGACGGGAGGCTCCACCGCCGCGAACGCGCCGCCCATATTCGAGACCAGCGCATCCACCATGGTGTCGGCCCGCTGGTCCCACGCCGGATCGAGCATGGTCAGAAGCTCCTGCTTCTCCGCATCGCTCAAGTCCGCGAGCGCCGCTTCGTCGAGCGTGAGCCTGCTGGCGAGGAGAAAATCGGGCTCGGAGAACATGGCCATCATCGGGCGCATGGTCTTTTCCATCATGTCACGCATGATTTCGCCATAGAAACCCTCGGGCATCATCGTCGCCACGATGGCGGTGGCGGCGGGGAGACGCGCTTCCTGTTCGGCAGTGAGCGGTTCGGCCTGGAACAGCCCGCTCATCATCGCGAGCACGGCAGCCTCGTCCATCGCCCCGTCGGCTTCCGCATCGTCGATGGCGACCTCGCCCTCGATCTCTCCCATCACGATGTCCTGCGCCATGGCAGGCGCCGACAGGGCCAGGGAAAGGACGCCCAGAACGAGCGACACACCGATATTCTTCATGACAATCCCCCTCGTCTTAAATCTAGTGCCCCACGCTCTCGCCGCGTTCGAGCCCGGACAGCGCCAATTGCTCGTCGATCTGCGCCATCAGGCGGGCCAGCCCTTCCTCGCTGTCGCTTTCCGCGCGGGCGACGAGGACGTCCTGCGTGTTCGATGCGCGCAGCAACCACCACCCGTCAGGCGTCGTAACCCGCACTCCATCGGTCCCGTCGACATCGGAATCGCTGTTCGCCAGCCGCTCCTCCACCTCGCGGATCGCGGCGAATTTGCGGCTTTCATCGACCTGGAAGCGCAATTCGGGCGTGTTGACCATGGCGGGCATGGCCCCGCGCAATTCGGTCACCGATCGGCCGAGGCGCGCGCTCGCCGCGATCAGGCGCACGCCTGCATAGAGCGCATCGTCATATCCGTAATACTCGTCGGCGAAGAAGACGTGGCCGCTCATCTCGCCCGCCAGCGGAGATCCCGTCTCCTTCATCTTGGATTTGACGAGCGAATGTCCGGTCTTCCACATCAGCGGCTTGCCCCCGCATTCGGAAATCCGCTCGAACAGGGCGCGGCTCGCCTTCACATCGGCGATCACCGTGGCGCCCGGACGGGTCTTGAGCGTGTCCTCTGCGTAAATCATCAATAACTGATCGCCCCAGATCACCCGGCCCTCGCCGTCGATCGCGCCGATCCGGTCCCCGTCGCCATCGAAAGCGACTCCGAAATGGAGGTTCTTCTCGGCGACGAGCGCGCGCAGATCGGCCAGGTTCTCCTCGACCGTAGGATCGGGATGATGATTGGGAAAATTGCCGTCGACATCGGTGTAGAGGAGATGATGCTCGCCCGGCAGTTTCGCGGCGAGCATTTCCAGCGCGGGGCCGGCGGCGCCGTTGCCCGCATCCCATCCCACGCGCAGATCGGCAAGCGCGGCGCGGTCGACATCGCCGAGGCCCATCAGCAGGCGCTCGACATACTCGCCCAGGATGGCGCGGCTCTCGACGCTGCCCGACCCATCGTCCCAATCGCCCGCGGCGGCCATTTCGCCCAGCTTCTGGATGTCGGAGCCGAAAAACGGACGGCCCTGAAACACCATCTTGAAGCCGTTGTAATTGGCGGGATTGTGGCTGCCGGTTATCTGAATGCCGCCATCCACGTCTTCGCCTGAGGCTTCGGCGTAATAGAGCATCGGCGTCGCGCCGAGACCGATCGTCACGACATCGCAGCCGCTCGCCGTCAAGCCCTCGACCAATGCGTGTTCGAGCATGGGTGAGCTGACGCGGCCATCATAGCCCACAGCGACCTTCTGGCCGCCGGCACGCCGCAACAGCGTTGCGAAACCGCGCCCGATGGCGCGCGCATCGTCCGCGCCGAGAGTTTCGCCGATGATGCCGCGAATGTCGTATTCGCGCAGCACGGTGGAATCGAAGTTGTGGGTCATTTGCGTGGCTCCGTAGGGTCGGCGTCGATCCGGTTCAGCAACAGGTCGCGCGCGGCGTTGATTTCGGCGAGGCGGGCCGTACTGCCTCCTCGATCGGGATGGAATTGTGCGGCGAGGCGGCGATGGGCCTCTCGGATACGCGGCGCATCGGCATCGGCGGGTACGCTCAGCAAACGCCGGGCGCGGGCCAGTTCCCTGTCTTGCGAGGGCGCACCGCGCAGATAATCCCAGGGCCATTTGCCGAACAGCCAGCGACAGGCGATCGCCAGCAGCGCCGCGATCACCAGCCAGCGCATCATGCGGCCTGATCCTGCGTGCGTTTGTCCGGGGCGCCCTTTTCCGGCGCGCCCGCATCCGGCAGGCCGACACCCGGAAGGCGAAGACTGGCGATAAGGCCCCGCAATTCCTGTCGCGCGACCAGATGGCTGGTGCCGAGATCGCCGAGATGCCCCTTGTCCAAGAGGGTCAGGCCCGAAGGGAACAGTTCGCGATAGATCACGCGCTCCGACAGGCCCTTGGCGATGCGGAAGCCTACCCGCTTGGACATTTCGGCCAGCGCCTTTTCCAGGCGCGCCATGTTGCGCGCCTCGGTATAGCCGATGCGGTTCCTGACCACGACCCAGTCGAGCTCACGCCGCTGCTGTTCCATTCCCATGCGCGAGCGTTTCAGGCGCGCTTCCCAGATCAGCTCGGCATAGAAGGACAGTTTCTTGACCTTGAACGTTTCGGCATCGACCTGGCCGATGAGGTCGAAATCGACGAAACTGTCATTCATCGGCGTGACCAGCGTATCGGCCTGTTCCGCCGCCGCGCGCGCCAGCGGATCGTCGCGACCGGGCGTGTCGATGAGGATGAAATCGGCGTTCGCGTCCATCCGCTCCATCGCGAGCGCCAGCGCCTGTTCGGTCTTGTGGCGGAACACCTCGCAGACCGGGCTGGGCAATTCGATCCCGCGCTTTTCCTGAATGGCCTCGCGGTTCTCGATATAGCGATCCATGGTGCGCTGGCGCGGATCGAGATCGAGCGCGGCGACCTTCTTGCCCATATAGGAAAGCGCCACTGCGACATGGACCGCCGTGGTCGATTTGCCGGTCCCGCCCTTCTCGTTGGCGAAGACGATGCGATGGGCGCGTTGCTGGGACAAAATGGGCGCTGCTTTCCGTGTTCGTGCGTCGAGTATTGTCGCGCCCCGACCGGTCCGGCTAGGGCGGCTTCGGCCATAACCGAAGGGTGACCCCGTGCAAACCGCGACAACGCTCGAAATGTTGAGAAGCTCCATCGCCGGACTGCGCGAAGAAGGCGGTGACTCGATCGCCCTGGTGCCGACGATGGGCGCGCTGCACGAAGGGCATCTGACACTGATCCGCGAGGCGAGAGCGCGCGCCGACCATGTCGTCGCCTCGATCTTCGTCAATCCGCGCCAGTTCGGACCGAACGAGGATCTCGACGCCTATCCCCGCCAGCTTGAACGTGACAGCCAGCTGCTCGCAGAAGAGGGCGTGGCCCTGTTGTGGGCACCGCCTCCGGGCGAAGTCTATCCCGAAGGTTACGCGACCAATGTCTCGGTCGGCGGCGTCAGCGAAGGGCTGTGCGGCGCGGACCGGCCGGGCCATTTCGACGGCGTGGCGACTGTGGTGCTGAAGCTCTTCAACCAGGTCCGGCCCGACATGGCGCTGTTCGGCGAGAAGGACTGGCAGCAACTCGCCGTGATCCGGCGCATGGCGCGCGATCTCGACCTGACCTTTCCGCATGTTTCGGCCATTCACGGCGTCGGGATCGTGCGCGAAGAAGACGGGCTCGCGATGAGCAGCCGCAACGCCTATCTCTCGCCCGAAAATCGCCGCCGCGCCGCCGCCCTCCCCCGCGCGATGAAGGACGCGGCGGGTTTGATAGAAGATGGCGGCGATGCCGCGCGCGCTCTCAGCAATCTGAAGGAAACGCTGCGCGTGGCGGGCTTCGAAAGCGTCGATTATGCCGAATTGCGCGATGCGGACAGTCTTGCTCCGCTTGAGAGCGATAACGGCAATGCCCGCCTGTTCGCCGCCGCGCGGATCGGCGGTACGCGGCTGATCGACAATCTGGCGGTCTAGAGAACCGGTTGCGTAATCAGGATTTTGGCGTCGTCTCCGATCGAAAGCGACGACCAGTCGCCAACCAGCGCGCATTGCCCGGCGGCGACCGTTTCACCCTCGATCGTGGCGCTTCCTGAAACCGGGATGACGAGAAAGGCGCCCTCATACCGCGCCTTCACCTCAGGCGAGGCCGCGCCATCCAGCCGGTCCAGCCGGAACAAGGGGCCCTCCACCAGCGTAATCTCACCCGTTTCCGCCACGCGGCGCCGCAAACCCGCAGGATGCGGTTCACCCTTGGCGACGGCAACCGCCTCGTCGAGATGCAGTTCGCGCGGTCGCCCGTAATCGTACAGGCGATAGGTGATGTCGCTGTTCTGCTGGATTTCGATCAGGCTGCACCCCGCACCGATCGCATGGACCGTGTTGGCGGGAATGTAGAAGAAATCGCCTGGCTCGACATCGAACCACGCCATTCTCGCCTCGATCGATCCGTCGAGAGCGGCGGATTTGAGCGTTTCGGCGTCGAGCGGCGCCTCGAAACCGATACCGATCCGCGCGCCCGGTTCGCACGCGGTGATCAGCCAGCATTCTTCCTTGCCTTCACGTCTGCCGGTCGCCGCCAGGGCCTGAGCGTCGTCGGGATGAACCTGAACGGACAGGTTCTCGCTGGCGAAGAGATATTTGACGAGCAGATCCTTGAGCGCCGCAGGCGGTTCGAACCAGATCTCCCCGATGCGCTTGCCTTCCGGCGTCACGAAGGGTTCGGGCAGATCATCCACGCCCCACGGTTTTTCGACCGTTCGGGTAGTCAGCCGCGCGCTCATGCCGCCCCGCTTTGGTTCTGCGCACCCGCCAGTTTCCCGACCTTCTGCGCCCCGTCCACGGTTGTCACCAGCACCTCGTCTCCGTCGACGACGATGCAGACATCCTCCAACCCGATCACGGAGACACGCGGCCCGTCGGTTTCAACGAGGACATTGCGGCAATCGACCAGTTCGGCCCGGCCCAAAACTCGATTGCCATCCGCATCGCCCGTGCGCGCGTCGCGCAGCACCTGCCAATTGCCAATATCGGACCATCCCATATCCACCGGCACCACGGCGGCTCGGTCGGTCTTTTCCATCACCGCATAGTCGATCGATTCGCTCGGCACGGCGGCGAACAGCTCGGCATCGGGGGTGAAGAAATCACCGGATTGAGTTCCCTCCGCGACCGCGCGCGCAACGACCTGCGCAATGTCCGGCCGGTGGGCTTCGAGCTCTGCGAGGAAACGACCGGCGGTGAAGGCGAAGATGCCGCCATTCCAGTCATACCCGCCTTCGTCGAGAAAGGCCTGCGCACGGGTCCGGTCGGGCTTCTCCACGAAGCGATCGATCCGAAAGCCGCCGGTCGATGCGATAGGTTCGCCGCGCCTGATATAGCCGAAACCGGTTTCGGGACGATCGGCATGGATACCGAAAGAAACCAGCCAGCCTTCCCTGGCGAGCGAGGCGCCCTGCTGCGCTGCCGCGACGAAGGCGGCGGCGTCGGCGATGTGGTGATCGCTGGGACATACCAACATCACCCGGTCGGGCGCGAGGCGGTGCGCAGCCAGCGCGATAGCGGCGGCGGTGTTGCGCGCGCTCGGCTCGACCAGGATCGATATCCCTGCCGAGTCCGCCTGGCGCTCAACATGCTCGAGATGCGCGCTCCCGGTCACGATCACCGGCGCACCGAAGACGGAACGATTCCGAGTGCGCGAGAGCGCCTGCTGGAAAAGCGTTTCGATCCCGATAAGCGGCAGAAACGGCTTGGGCCGAGCGGTCCGGCTGCGCGGCCAGAGCCGTGTTCCGCCACCGCCGCACAGGATTACAGGCGCGATAAGTTCCGTCACGTGCAATTGCATATCCACCTCGCGTGGCGTGGGCAATCAGGGATAACCGACAAGGTTCACCTAAAACGCTCAGGCGAGACCTGGATTTTTCCCACGCATTTGTCAGAGACAGAAAAAGCCCCAACAAAACGGGCGCTTAGAACAACCGTCATCAATATTACAATAATGTAATATTGACATCATAATACAGAAAATGATCCATGCTTTGGATCTATATTAAATTCCTATAACTTGACCAAATCCTAATCGAGTTCATGCTTGTACCAATCGGAGGGTAACAGCATGAAACTGATTTTCGCGACATCAGCCTTGTCGCTTCTTTCCATAGCCGCGCCGGGCCACGCATCCCAGATGACGGCCTATACTTACGATTCGAAGGGACGGCTCGTGAAAGTCCAGCATTCGGGCGGAACTAACCACGGTGCCGCCACGGATTACGAGCACGACAAGGCCGACAATCGCAAGCGGGTCCGCACCACCGGCCGCTGAGCTCTCAAAACAGGATCGCAAGCACGGGTCCGGGCGCCTCGCAAAGGGCGGCCCACCTTTGCGATCGCCTTCAATCAGGGGATCATTTCATGAAACTTTCGAACGCGCGCGCCGCCAGGATCGGCCTGCTGGCATCGACCATTCTTTGCGCGGGCCTGTCGGCGCCGATCGCGGCGCAAAAGCTGGCCGCGCCGGTCGAACCGTGGGTCGCGACCGACGAGAACGGCGTCGATCTGACCAATGGGCGCTATTATCTCGACATCCTCGAAGGCAGCATCGGGTCGGGTGACGGCGCCATCGCGATGGTCCGCTATTACGGCGATACGGGCCTTCAGGACAATTGGACCGGCACGCTCCAGCTGTCGAACAACGGCACAGTGGCGACGGTCAGCCTGGGCAAGATTTCGGAGAAGTTCACCGATACCGGTTCCGGTTGGGTCTCGGCGAAAGCCAATGGCGGGACTCTGTCTGGTTACGGTGGCAGTTGGACCTATCGCTCGCCCCAGGGAGTGGAGATCACCTACAATTCCCCTTCATCCATGTCGTTCTATCCCAATACACCGTCGCAATATGGCGGGCCGGGTTGCAGCACGGACGGCGATAGCTGCGGCCTGCCGGTCGAAGTGCGTCGCCCCAACGGCGTGGTCTATTCGCTCAACTGGGATTTATATACCAATTGCTACCAGAACGGGCAGCCGGTTCTTCCGGGCGAAGGGTTTGGCGGAGGTCTCGAGGGCAACGCAGAAGACTGCTACACACCGTTCCGACTCTTCACCGTGACCAGCAACGCCGATTACACGATGTTGTTCACGTACGAGACCAATCAGTCCAATGATCACAGCGGCTTTCCTCCGCAAAGCTATTACAACCGCAAGACGGTCGAATTCTTCAACACCTCCAGCGGGCCCGGCAGCGCTGGATCGCAGACGGTTACGTATCAACGGCCCGCCAGCAACGTCCTCGTGATCGCCAACAGCCAGTCGGGCGATTGGCGAATCACCAACAACGGCGCCAATCTCTCGATTCAGAAGCCGGGACGCAGCAGCGAAACCCTCTTCGTCACGCGCGATAGCACGAACAAGGTGACGTCCGTCACCGACGATGGAGCGACCACGAATTACAGCTGGAGCTCGTCGGGCGGCAACACGGTGGTTGCAAAGAGCGATGCAAGCGGCGGCGATGGACAGGTAGTCACCAATCCGAGCGTCGGGCGCCCCGGCACGGTGACCGACGCGCGCGGCGCGAGCGTGACCAACACCTATTATCCGAGCGGGCTGCTCCAGCGCACAACCTATCCCGAAGGCAATTACATGCATTATCATCGGGATGCGCGTGGCAATGTCACCCGGACGCAGATCGTCGGCAAGACGGGCGGCGAGATCAACACCTATGCAGGGTTCGGTCTGGACTGTGGGCCGTATCCCGTAGCCTGCAACAAGCCGACCTATACGGTCGATGCGCGCGGCAAGCAGACCGATTATTACTACAATGGCACGCCAAGGCTCACCGAAGTCCGCGGCCCTGCAGACGCATCGGGCC comes from Qipengyuania pelagi and encodes:
- the panC gene encoding pantoate--beta-alanine ligase is translated as MQTATTLEMLRSSIAGLREEGGDSIALVPTMGALHEGHLTLIREARARADHVVASIFVNPRQFGPNEDLDAYPRQLERDSQLLAEEGVALLWAPPPGEVYPEGYATNVSVGGVSEGLCGADRPGHFDGVATVVLKLFNQVRPDMALFGEKDWQQLAVIRRMARDLDLTFPHVSAIHGVGIVREEDGLAMSSRNAYLSPENRRRAAALPRAMKDAAGLIEDGGDAARALSNLKETLRVAGFESVDYAELRDADSLAPLESDNGNARLFAAARIGGTRLIDNLAV
- a CDS encoding class I mannose-6-phosphate isomerase, whose translation is MSARLTTRTVEKPWGVDDLPEPFVTPEGKRIGEIWFEPPAALKDLLVKYLFASENLSVQVHPDDAQALAATGRREGKEECWLITACEPGARIGIGFEAPLDAETLKSAALDGSIEARMAWFDVEPGDFFYIPANTVHAIGAGCSLIEIQQNSDITYRLYDYGRPRELHLDEAVAVAKGEPHPAGLRRRVAETGEITLVEGPLFRLDRLDGAASPEVKARYEGAFLVIPVSGSATIEGETVAAGQCALVGDWSSLSIGDDAKILITQPVL
- a CDS encoding mannose-1-phosphate guanylyltransferase, producing the protein MTELIAPVILCGGGGTRLWPRSRTARPKPFLPLIGIETLFQQALSRTRNRSVFGAPVIVTGSAHLEHVERQADSAGISILVEPSARNTAAAIALAAHRLAPDRVMLVCPSDHHIADAAAFVAAAQQGASLAREGWLVSFGIHADRPETGFGYIRRGEPIASTGGFRIDRFVEKPDRTRAQAFLDEGGYDWNGGIFAFTAGRFLAELEAHRPDIAQVVARAVAEGTQSGDFFTPDAELFAAVPSESIDYAVMEKTDRAAVVPVDMGWSDIGNWQVLRDARTGDADGNRVLGRAELVDCRNVLVETDGPRVSVIGLEDVCIVVDGDEVLVTTVDGAQKVGKLAGAQNQSGAA